The genomic window GGGCAAGCCCGGGAACCCCGCCCCGCTCCCCACATCCACCAACCGTCCCCCCTCCCGCACCTCCGATGGCATGGCCATGGCTATGGTGAGGGAGTCCAGGAAATGCACCCGCTCCGCCTCCTCTAGGGCCTGGGCAGAGGTGAGGTTGACCCGCTGGTTCCACTCCCGCAGGAGGTCCCAATAGAGGGAGAAGGCATCTACCTGCCCCGAGGTCAAGGGGATGCCCAGGCGGTGCGCCCCTGCACGCAGGGCTGACAAGGGCAGGGGCGCACCAGAAACGCCCATAGGAGAAGGGGGCTGCGACAAGCGCACGCCCTTACAGCCTGCTCATCGGGGCTGGGTGTGCTCAAAGTCCTTTACTGGGCGAGCCACACATCCCAGAAGGTCAGGAAGATGGTGGGCTTGAAGTTCTGCACCTCCTGACGGGAGGCGCGCAGGCCCGCCTGCTCCCCCAGGATAATGTAGGGCACATCCTCCCAAATAGCCCGGGCCAAATCCTTGCTGGCCGCCAACTGGTCTTGCAGGGTCAGGGCGCGGAGGATGGCCTCCCGAGCGCGGGTAACCTTGCCCGTGTCGTCAGCGTAGCGGTTGAACCACCCCATCCGGGCGTGGGTGGGGTTCACCAGGGGATGCACGAAGTGCCAGGTAACGAAGGAGGTGTGGTGAAGTTCCCACAGTTCGGGGTTGGTGCGGCGGGTCTGCACACCAGCCCAGTCCATCACTTGCAGGTCTACCTTGAACCCTAACTGCTCCAACACTTCCTTGGTCACTAAGGAGGGGTTGGCCACGATAGGGTTGTCTTGGGCGCTGATAATGCGCACGGTGGTGCCCTCCAGACCGGCCGTCCGCACCAATTCGCGCGCCTTACTGATATCCTGCACATTGTAGCGGCCGGCCGAGCCTTCCCGCCCCACCTCCTCCCACATGGTGCCGCAGGCGTATGCGCTGGGGCATAGACGCCAGAAGCGGGGGTCGCCGATGGCGGCCCGCATGGCCCTGTCCACCGGGTAGGCCAGTTGCAGGGCCTGGCGTGCTCGCAGGTCGTTGAAGGGCGGGCGGGAGTGGTTCAACTGGGCGACAAGTTTAGGGCCGGGGCCAACCACATGCAGGCGTAGGGCGGGGTTACGCTCCACCTGGGGGGCCAAGTCCGCCAAGAATTCATCCAAGAAGTGGACGAGGCCCGTGTGGATGGCGGCGAAGCGGGTGGCGTGGTCGGGCACCTCCAGGGCCTCTATCCGGTCCACATAGGTGGGGCGGGCACCCGCCAGGCCCGAGGGGGGCTCGGTACGGGACTTATACCCCGGCCAGCGCTCCAACACATACTGGTTGCCCGGCGTCCAGGAGACGAAGCGGAAGGAGCCCGTCCCGATGGCCTCCCGCGCCCCTTGCCGAACGGGGACGCGCCAAATGCGCTCGTGGACGATCACCGAGCGGAAGCCCGAGGGCACCGACAACTGGTTGAGGAGCACACTGGTCGGTTGCTTCAAGCGCATCACGACGGTGCGGTCATCGGGGGTGTCCACCCGCTCAAAGTTTTCCCACATCTCCCGGCCCCAGGCATCCTGGTTGGCCCAGCGTTTGAGGGACTCCACCACATCCAGGGGGCGCACTGGGTCGCCGTTGTGGAAGGTAAGGCCGGGGCGCAGCACGAAGGTCCAGGTAAGGCCGTCCGGGGAGACATTCCACGACTCCACCAGGGCCGGCTGGGGGGTGAAGGTGGCGTCCAAGGCGAACAGGCCTTCGTAGACGAAGTTGGCGAAGTCCTTCACCGTTACCGTGGCCGTTGTCCACATGGGGTCAATGGAGGCCATGCTAGCGTGAGGGATGAAGCGGAGGGTGCCGCCGCGCCGAGGGGCGGGGGTGGGTGTGGGGGGCGGCCCGGCGGGGATAGGCGTAGGTGTGGGCGTAGCTTGCACGATGGGCATGGGCATGGGTGTGGGGCCGGCTGGGGCGGGTGCGGG from Dehalococcoidia bacterium includes these protein-coding regions:
- a CDS encoding ABC transporter substrate-binding protein, producing the protein MWTTATVTVKDFANFVYEGLFALDATFTPQPALVESWNVSPDGLTWTFVLRPGLTFHNGDPVRPLDVVESLKRWANQDAWGREMWENFERVDTPDDRTVVMRLKQPTSVLLNQLSVPSGFRSVIVHERIWRVPVRQGAREAIGTGSFRFVSWTPGNQYVLERWPGYKSRTEPPSGLAGARPTYVDRIEALEVPDHATRFAAIHTGLVHFLDEFLADLAPQVERNPALRLHVVGPGPKLVAQLNHSRPPFNDLRARQALQLAYPVDRAMRAAIGDPRFWRLCPSAYACGTMWEEVGREGSAGRYNVQDISKARELVRTAGLEGTTVRIISAQDNPIVANPSLVTKEVLEQLGFKVDLQVMDWAGVQTRRTNPELWELHHTSFVTWHFVHPLVNPTHARMGWFNRYADDTGKVTRAREAILRALTLQDQLAASKDLARAIWEDVPYIILGEQAGLRASRQEVQNFKPTIFLTFWDVWLAQ